The Sulfurimonas sp. genome includes the window AATTCTGGTCCAACTGTTGATAGTTTTTCTCCAGCCTATCAAATAAATTCAGGAAGCACAAATATTCAACCAGCGGCTGTTGACGCAAACGGAAATGCAATTTCTGCAGGAAATATAGGTGTAATGTTTAATGAAGTAGGAGAAGCTTTTGCAATTCAAGAAAATCAGGGTGTTTGGGCTTCATTCTTAAGTTCTAAATTGACAGCAGGAACAGTTGTAGCTAATACAGCTTTAGATGTAACTTTTAATGTAGACCCAGAACTTGGGATCCCTGGTAATGCTGTACAAGTTACAGCAGTTGCAGGGGCAACTGTAGCAGAGACAGCAAATAATTATGTAAATGCAATTAATGCAAAAAGTTCAATAACTGGCATTGCAGCTTCAGTAGACGCTGCTAATGAAATAACATTTATTAATACAAATGGCTCAAATACAGCTTCTCATAATATAAATTTTGTTGTTGCTTCTGGGTCAGGGTTGGCATCAGGCACCAATGTTACTGCGCATAGATATCAGTATAATAAATCTTCGGCTGCTAATATTGCCGGCGGAGATAAAACTTTTACATCTATGGCAGATTTGAGAAAATGGATGGAAGATGAAGCTAGGAATCAAGGTTTTATTAGTGGTGGTACCTTAACCAATGGTATTACGGTTGAAGTTAATGACGCTGGAAAATTTGTTGTTAAAAATCCAAATAATGGTGTTGATGATTTTGATATAAATCTTAAAATTACAGCATATACAGATAAAACAATAGGCGCAGTTATAACAAATAATACTAAATTTACGAAAAATATGGAAGCTTTAAGTACTGTTCTTCCTCAAGCTAGTGGTGGTCAAGCAAGTTCAGGGAGTTTCAATGCGGCAACACACTCAAGTTCAATTGATGTTTTTGATTCACTTGGTTCTAAACATACACTTAGAGTGGTGTTTAGAAAAACACAACTTGATATTTCAACTGGTAGTACATGGGATATGCAAGTAAGTGTTCCTTCTCCAGCAACAATTGACACAACCCCACCATTTAATGAAAAAACAGGTTCTATTCGTTTTAACAATGATGGCTCTCTATCTACTTATAATCCACCAAACATCTCTTTTTCTGGGAATAATGGTTCGGCACCAAATCAGCAAGTAAATTTGATTTTTGGTTCTGGAAGCTCTTTTAATGGAATGACAAGTTTTGACTCAAAGTCATCAACTTCTAAAATTGCTCAAGATGGATATACTGGTGGTGATTTAGTTGGAATACGAATTGATCAAAGTGGTACTTTAGTTGGTTCTTTTTCAAATGGTCGTTCTTTTGCTCTTGCACAAATTGGTATGGCAAAGTTTACTAACAATGAAGGATTATCTACAGAAGGTGGAAATATCTTTATTCAAACTGCCAATTCAGGAGACCCTATTATCGGGACAGCTGCATCGGGAGGTCGTGGTTTTATTCAGGCAGCAGCTCTTGAAGCTTCAAATGTTGACCTTTCACGAGCATTAACTCAGCTAATTATTATTCAAAGAGGTTTTCAGGCAAATGGTAAAACAATTACTACATCTGATCAACTTCTTCAGACATTGATTGGATTGAAAAACTAGTTTCAATCCGTCCGCTAAAGGAAGTAAATTCCTTTAGCTTCGCTTGGACTGCTGTGGTCACTAAAGCTAAGCTCTTTCGAGCTAGATTTTTTTCTTTTTAAACTCATTACGATATAATTCATGTAATATTTTACATTAGGAATTATTCACATGCAATTCTCTGCTCCCCTTAAATCAAACTCAAAAAAAGTAATGTTACTAGGTTCTGGCGAACTTGGAAAAGAAGTAGCTATTGAAGCTCAAAGATTAGGTCTTGAAGTTGTAGCAGTTGATAGATATCAAAATGCTCCAGCTCATCATGTAGCACATCGTTCATATGTTGTAAACATGCAAGATAAAGATGCTCTTTTAGAAATTATATATCGTGAAAAACCAGATTTTATATTACCTGAAATAGAAGCTCTGTCTATTGATGCCCTTTTCGCAGCAGAGGATAAAGGTTACAATATTATACCAAATGCATCTGCAGTTAGCAAAACTATGAATAGAAAAAATATTCGTACATTTGCGGCAGAAGTTTTAAATCTCAAAACAGGTCCTTATGAATTTGTATCAACTGAGGAAGGACTTAGAGAAGCATCTAAACGAATGGGTTACCCTTGTGTAATCAAGCCTGTTATGAGTTCTTCAGGGCATGGACAAAGCGTACTTAAATGTGAAGAAGATATAGGTAAATCTTGGGAGATAGCAAAAGAAGCAAGAGGCGATGCAAGTGAGTTAATAGTTGAAGCTTTTGTTGATTTTGATTATGAAATAACTTTGCTAACTGTTAGAAATGGAGAAGAAACAGTTTTTTGTGAGCCAATAGGACATGAGCAAAAAGATGGAGACTATGTTTTTTCATGGCAACCAATGCAAATGAGTGAAGTTGCAAAACAACGCGCACAGGAGATGGCAAAAACTATTACAGACGGGCTTGGTGGTCGAGGTCTTTTTGGAGTAGAGCTTTTTATAAAAGGTGATGAAGTATATTTTAGTGAAGTTAGTCCTCGTCCACATGATACGGGAATGGTTACTTTAATAACTCAGTCCCAAAGTGAGTTTGCATTACATATAAGAGCCGTTCTAGGACTTCCATTAGGTTTTACATTTTATGGAGAGGGTGCATCTGCTGCTTTTAAAACAAGCAAGCATAATTACGCTCCTGTTGTGGATGTGGATGAAAGTCTCTTTAGCGATAACTCTTTTGTAAGAATTTTCTCAAAACCAGAGGCACATGAAGGCAGAAGACTTGCAGTTGCTCTTGTATTTGATGAAGCTCAGAGTGCATTAGAGAAATCTCGTGAACTTATCCAAAAGATAAGTGATTCTTAAATGATAAAAACTAAAGTTCAATGCAGGAAGGCACTAAATGCCGAGTAGTAAAATAGTTCTTTTAGATGCTCTAACTTTCGGTGAAACAGATTTAAGTGCTTTTGATAGTTTAGGTGATGTTAAAGTTTATCAAACAACTTCCGCTTCTCAAACACAAGAACGCATAACAAATGCAGATGTTATTGTAACTAACAAAGTTGTTATAACAGATGAAAATATGAAAAATTCCCCAAGTTTAAAACTTATATGTGTCGCAGCTACTGGCATGAATAACATTGATTTAGAGAGTGCAAAAAGTAGAAATATAAAAGTAAAAAATGTAGTTGGTTATTCAACTGCCTCTGTTATACAACACACATTTTCAATGCTTTTTTATCTTCTAGGGTCTTCAAGATATTATGATGATTATGTAAAAAGTGGGGAGTATGTAAAAAGTCCTATCTTTACAAATGTATCAAAACCATTTTTTGAAATCAAAAATCAAAAATGGGGAATTATTGGACTTGGAAATATTGGTCAAGGAGTAGCAACCATAGCATCTGCGTTTGGTGCGGAAGTATGTTACTACTCAACAAGTGGAAAAAATCATTCTCAAGCGTACAAACGAGTTGAGTTAAGTGAGCTTCTAAAAACTTGCGATATTATATCAGTTCATGCACCTTTAAGTGAGAAAACAAAAGACCTTTTAGATTATGAACAGTTGTTAACTTGTAGAGATGCGGCCTTTGTTTTAAACCTTGGGCGTGGAGGTATTGTGAATGAAGATGCAGTCGCTAAAATAATTGATGAAAAAAATATCTCATTTGCTTTAGATGTTTTAATCAAAGAACCAATGAGAGAAAATCATAAATTATTAAATATAAAAAATCATAAAAATTTGTATATTACCCCTCATATTGCTTGGGCATCTGTTGAGGCAAGAGATACTTTAGTAGCATCTATACAACAAACTATACAAGAAGAAAACTTTTAGTTGCTATGGCTGAAATAGCTCTTTTTTTATCTGCTTTTTTAGCAGCAACTATACTTCCTTTTTCTTCAGAACTTGCATTTGTGACGGCACTAGCAAATGATATGCCTCCTTTGCGGGCTCTTCTTTTAGCATCTAGTGGAAATGTTTTAGCTATTTGTTTGAACTATTGGTTAGGTTACTGGCTTTATGAAGCAACAAAGACCTCCCTGCAATCTTCAAAAATCGGAATAAAAAGTTTAAAGTATGGACATAAGTATGGATATTATGCACTTTTACTTTCATGGCTTCCAATCATTGGTGACCCACTAACATTAGTTAGCGGTGTTGTTCGTTTGAAGTTTGTTTGGTTTGTTATGATTGCTGGAACACTAAGGGTGCTAAGGTACTACTTCTTAACGCTTGTGGTATAATATAACATGAAATACATTCTGCTTTTGTTCACATTTTTTTTAGTATTATCTGCCTCATCTAAGCCTTTAGACAAAGTATCTTTGCAACTTATTTGGTTTGACCAATTTCAATTTGCTGGATATTATATAGCAAAAGAAAAAGGATTTTATAAAGATGCAGGACTTGATGTAGATATTAAAAAGTTTAAGTACTCTATGAATACTGTAGATGAAGTTTTAAGTGGAAAAGCTACTTTTGGAGTAGGTCATTCAAGTATTATACTAGAACGCTCTGAAGGAAAAGAAATAGTTTTATTATTTACTATACTTCAGTCTTCTCCTCTTACGCTTTTAGCTTTAGAATCTTCAAATATAAAAAGTATTAAAGATTTTGTAGGTAAAAAACTTATGCTTACCAAAAATGATGCTGTAACTGCATCTATAGTTGCTATGATTCTTTCAAATGGAATTAGTGAAGATGAGATTATTAAAGAGTATAATTTTGATTTTGAAGAGTTTATAGCAGGTAAGGTGGATTTGTGTTCAGCTTATACCTCAAATGAACTATACATTTTAGAAAAAAGAGGCATAGCGTATAAAATATTTTCTCCAAACAAATTTGGTTTTGATTTTTATAGTGATATTTTATTTACATCGGAGAAAGAAGCTCAAAGAAACCCATTAAGGATAAAAGCTTTTAGAGAAGCTTCACTAAAGGGGTGGCGATACGCTTTTGAGCATATCGATGAAGCGGTAAAAATTATAGAAAAAAAGTATAACACTCAAAATAAAACAATAGATGCGTTAAAGTTTGAAGCAATAGAGTTAAAAAAACTAGCATATGCTAACAAGCAAGAATTAGGAACAATTACTGAAGAAAAGATAATCAGAATACTTGATGTTTATAAATTAATGGGCTTCACAAAAGGCGGTATAGATGTATCTAGCTTTATTTTTAACAGTCGTACGATTTTTTTAACAACTATAGAAAAAGAGTATCTAAAAAATAAACAAGAGATAAAGATTTGTGTTCCTCCAGATTCTTTGCCATATAGTGGAGTTGTTGATGGTAATTATGTTGGGATTGGTTCTGATATTTTAAAAATTGCAAAACAAAGTTTAGGAGTTTCATTTAAGCTTATTAAAACAGATACTTGGACGCAGTCTTTAGAAAAAGCAAAAAAAGGAGAATGTGATTTACTTCCTATTTTAGAGGAAACTCTATCAAGAAGAAAATATTTAAATTTTACAAGCTCGTACTATCAAGACCCACTTGTAGTTGTGACAAATAATTCACAAAAGTATATACTTGATATACAAACTGTTTTAGATGAAAAGTTTGTAACAATAGAAGGAAGTTCATATATAGAAAACTTACTTTTAAAGTATCCAGAGTTAAAATTGAGTATAGTTTCTTCTAGAGAAGAAGCATATAAAGGTGTGCAAAGCGGAAAATATTATGGTTACATAGATGTTATGATGATTGCAGCGTATTATATGCAAAAATACTCAAAGCATGATTTAAAAATTTCTGGACAATTTGAGGATAGTATTGCAAGTAGTTTTGGTGTAATAAAAAAGGATAAAATACTTTTTTCAATATTTGAAAAAGTTGCTCGCAGTCTTGAAAACAGAGATATTCAAAAGATTTTAAATGAGTGGGTTTCTATAAACTATACAACTAATGAAAATTATGAAAATATAAAAAAACTTATTATTTTTATATTTATTGCTGGAGTAATATTTTTATATAGACAATACATATTAAAGAAAAAAAATATAGAGTTAGAAATACTACAAAATGAACTCAAAGAATTAAATAAATCACTAGAAGCTAAGGTAAAAGATTCGGTTGATGAAATAGTAAAAAAAGATGCCTATTTGCTACACCAGTCAAGGTTAGCTCAGATGGGAGAGATTCTAAGTATGATAGCTCATCAATGGAAGCAACCACTTAGTTCTATATCAAGCACTCAAATAGCAATTAAAATGTCAATAGAATTAGAAAAATATGATTTAAGTAAAAAGCTACAAAGAGAAGAATTTATAAGATATGTAGATGAAAAACTAGACAAGATAGGAAACTATACTCAAAATCTTAGTCAAATAATTTCAGATTTTAGTGATTACTACAAACCAAGTAAAAAATTAAAAATAATGAATATAGATAAAGCTATATTAAAAGCTTGTGCTTTAGTAGAAGAGAGTATAAGCACAAGAGGAATATTTTTGGAGCTTAAGCTAAATTCTAAAAAAACAGTGCAAATTTATGAAAACGAATTTATGCAAGCTATTTTAAATATAGTAAATAATGCAAAAGAACAACTAGTTGACAATAAAATAAAAAATGGACAGATAGAAATCAAAAGTTACGATAAAGAAGATTTTGTTTTTTTAGAGATAAAAGATAATGCTGGCGGAATAAATAATGAAATAATATCAAATATATTTGATCCGTATTTTTCAACAAAGATGGAAAAAAATGGAACGGGTCTAGGACTCTATATGTCTAAAAAAATTATTAACGAGCATCTAGATGGAAGTATAATAGTAAAAAACAGTGAAGATGGTGCTATTTTTATCATAAAAATCAAAGCACAGGAAGAGAGAAGAATTGCTAAAGTGTGATGTTTTAGTTGTTGGGGCAGGCGGAGCAGGTTTAGTAAGTGCAATCAAAGCACATGAAAATGGCTCTAAAGTTGTTGTTATAACAAAAGAGTACCCAACTCGAAGTCAAACATGTATGGCCCAAGGTGGCATAAATGCAGCTTTTGGTAATGCTGGAGATGATAGCGTTGAAGCTCATATACAAAATACTTTAAAGTCTGCTCATGGTTTAGCTGATGAAAAAGCTATAAGATTTTTATGTGAAAATGCAAAAGAAGCTGTAGAGTGGTTAGACTCGTTAGGTGTTTGTTTTTCTAGAACTCAAGATGCGAAAATAGCACAAAGAACACTAGGCGGAGCATCTGCTTCTCGTGCTTGTTACGCTCAAGACTATACAGGCTTAAAAATACTTCATACTCTTTATGATGTTTGTCTTGGTTTGGGTATAGAGATTTTAAATGAGAGATATCTACTTGATTTTTGTGTAGATGCAAATATGATTTGTGGTGCAAATATTTTAAATATACGAAGCGGTGAACAAGAATATTATAGTGCTAAATCTGTTATAGTTGCAACTGGCGGATATAGTCGTATTTACTCTAAGTACTCAACAAACTCAACGGCTACGACAGGTGATGGAATAGCAAGTGCAATAAGAGCAGGAGCTAAAGTCAGTGATATGGAATTTGTGCAGTTTCATCCAACTGCTTTAAAAAATTCCTCTATTTTAATTTCTGAAAGTGCTAGAGGTGCTGGTGGACTTCTTTTAAATTCAAAGAACAAAAGATTTGTTGATGAACTTCTACCAAGAGATGAAGTGGCAAGAGCTATAAACGATGAAATATCTAAAGGAGAAGAGATTTTTTTAGATATTCGTCATCTTGGAGAAAATTTTATTGATACTCAGTTACCACAAGAGAGAA containing:
- the flgE gene encoding flagellar hook protein FlgE — encoded protein: MLKSLFSGVSGLQSHQVAMDVEANNIANVNTVGFKYSRANFSDLLAQTKAIATAPQGELGGKNPVQVGLGSTVSSMTRIFSQGSVQNSDKNTDVAIQGDGFYIVSPDGGNTYKYTRAGDFKFDAKGNFVDNNGFIVQGWLRDSITGKVDATAPITNINIPPGLTTPASATKQVVLKANLNSGPTVDSFSPAYQINSGSTNIQPAAVDANGNAISAGNIGVMFNEVGEAFAIQENQGVWASFLSSKLTAGTVVANTALDVTFNVDPELGIPGNAVQVTAVAGATVAETANNYVNAINAKSSITGIAASVDAANEITFINTNGSNTASHNINFVVASGSGLASGTNVTAHRYQYNKSSAANIAGGDKTFTSMADLRKWMEDEARNQGFISGGTLTNGITVEVNDAGKFVVKNPNNGVDDFDINLKITAYTDKTIGAVITNNTKFTKNMEALSTVLPQASGGQASSGSFNAATHSSSIDVFDSLGSKHTLRVVFRKTQLDISTGSTWDMQVSVPSPATIDTTPPFNEKTGSIRFNNDGSLSTYNPPNISFSGNNGSAPNQQVNLIFGSGSSFNGMTSFDSKSSTSKIAQDGYTGGDLVGIRIDQSGTLVGSFSNGRSFALAQIGMAKFTNNEGLSTEGGNIFIQTANSGDPIIGTAASGGRGFIQAAALEASNVDLSRALTQLIIIQRGFQANGKTITTSDQLLQTLIGLKN
- the purT gene encoding formate-dependent phosphoribosylglycinamide formyltransferase, with the translated sequence MQFSAPLKSNSKKVMLLGSGELGKEVAIEAQRLGLEVVAVDRYQNAPAHHVAHRSYVVNMQDKDALLEIIYREKPDFILPEIEALSIDALFAAEDKGYNIIPNASAVSKTMNRKNIRTFAAEVLNLKTGPYEFVSTEEGLREASKRMGYPCVIKPVMSSSGHGQSVLKCEEDIGKSWEIAKEARGDASELIVEAFVDFDYEITLLTVRNGEETVFCEPIGHEQKDGDYVFSWQPMQMSEVAKQRAQEMAKTITDGLGGRGLFGVELFIKGDEVYFSEVSPRPHDTGMVTLITQSQSEFALHIRAVLGLPLGFTFYGEGASAAFKTSKHNYAPVVDVDESLFSDNSFVRIFSKPEAHEGRRLAVALVFDEAQSALEKSRELIQKISDS
- a CDS encoding D-2-hydroxyacid dehydrogenase, with translation MPSSKIVLLDALTFGETDLSAFDSLGDVKVYQTTSASQTQERITNADVIVTNKVVITDENMKNSPSLKLICVAATGMNNIDLESAKSRNIKVKNVVGYSTASVIQHTFSMLFYLLGSSRYYDDYVKSGEYVKSPIFTNVSKPFFEIKNQKWGIIGLGNIGQGVATIASAFGAEVCYYSTSGKNHSQAYKRVELSELLKTCDIISVHAPLSEKTKDLLDYEQLLTCRDAAFVLNLGRGGIVNEDAVAKIIDEKNISFALDVLIKEPMRENHKLLNIKNHKNLYITPHIAWASVEARDTLVASIQQTIQEENF
- a CDS encoding YqaA family protein → MAEIALFLSAFLAATILPFSSELAFVTALANDMPPLRALLLASSGNVLAICLNYWLGYWLYEATKTSLQSSKIGIKSLKYGHKYGYYALLLSWLPIIGDPLTLVSGVVRLKFVWFVMIAGTLRVLRYYFLTLVV
- a CDS encoding ABC transporter substrate-binding protein, with amino-acid sequence MKYILLLFTFFLVLSASSKPLDKVSLQLIWFDQFQFAGYYIAKEKGFYKDAGLDVDIKKFKYSMNTVDEVLSGKATFGVGHSSIILERSEGKEIVLLFTILQSSPLTLLALESSNIKSIKDFVGKKLMLTKNDAVTASIVAMILSNGISEDEIIKEYNFDFEEFIAGKVDLCSAYTSNELYILEKRGIAYKIFSPNKFGFDFYSDILFTSEKEAQRNPLRIKAFREASLKGWRYAFEHIDEAVKIIEKKYNTQNKTIDALKFEAIELKKLAYANKQELGTITEEKIIRILDVYKLMGFTKGGIDVSSFIFNSRTIFLTTIEKEYLKNKQEIKICVPPDSLPYSGVVDGNYVGIGSDILKIAKQSLGVSFKLIKTDTWTQSLEKAKKGECDLLPILEETLSRRKYLNFTSSYYQDPLVVVTNNSQKYILDIQTVLDEKFVTIEGSSYIENLLLKYPELKLSIVSSREEAYKGVQSGKYYGYIDVMMIAAYYMQKYSKHDLKISGQFEDSIASSFGVIKKDKILFSIFEKVARSLENRDIQKILNEWVSINYTTNENYENIKKLIIFIFIAGVIFLYRQYILKKKNIELEILQNELKELNKSLEAKVKDSVDEIVKKDAYLLHQSRLAQMGEILSMIAHQWKQPLSSISSTQIAIKMSIELEKYDLSKKLQREEFIRYVDEKLDKIGNYTQNLSQIISDFSDYYKPSKKLKIMNIDKAILKACALVEESISTRGIFLELKLNSKKTVQIYENEFMQAILNIVNNAKEQLVDNKIKNGQIEIKSYDKEDFVFLEIKDNAGGINNEIISNIFDPYFSTKMEKNGTGLGLYMSKKIINEHLDGSIIVKNSEDGAIFIIKIKAQEERRIAKV
- a CDS encoding FAD-dependent oxidoreductase, with protein sequence MLKCDVLVVGAGGAGLVSAIKAHENGSKVVVITKEYPTRSQTCMAQGGINAAFGNAGDDSVEAHIQNTLKSAHGLADEKAIRFLCENAKEAVEWLDSLGVCFSRTQDAKIAQRTLGGASASRACYAQDYTGLKILHTLYDVCLGLGIEILNERYLLDFCVDANMICGANILNIRSGEQEYYSAKSVIVATGGYSRIYSKYSTNSTATTGDGIASAIRAGAKVSDMEFVQFHPTALKNSSILISESARGAGGLLLNSKNKRFVDELLPRDEVARAINDEISKGEEIFLDIRHLGENFIDTQLPQERKLAKLYENIDPVYDLIPIKPVAHYTMGGIEVDDNTMTNIKGLFAVGECANHRVHGANRLGGNSLLELIVFGKQAGKSASKFALGVDAQRICKEQVSLEIFFKKPSFDFYKIKEQLASSFYENVGISRDGDGLQKVFDEVEVYKSQLADMGVEDNSKIYNTNLVEFLEFKNMLELASLVLNSAMQRKESRGSHFRTDFPQENGVKK